A region from the Halomonas piscis genome encodes:
- the hpf gene encoding ribosome hibernation-promoting factor, HPF/YfiA family, with translation MQVNMTGHHLELTDALREYVNDKLARVERHYDNITTVQVTLSVEKERQQAACTMNVAGAELHAEATETDMYAAIDSMADKLNRQLVKHKEKAQARAQGAGLR, from the coding sequence ATGCAGGTCAACATGACCGGTCATCACCTCGAACTGACTGACGCCTTGCGTGAGTACGTCAATGACAAACTCGCCCGGGTCGAACGCCACTACGACAACATCACTACCGTGCAGGTCACCCTATCCGTGGAAAAAGAGCGCCAACAGGCCGCCTGCACCATGAACGTCGCCGGCGCCGAGCTCCACGCCGAAGCGACAGAAACCGACATGTACGCCGCCATCGACTCGATGGCCGACAAGCTCAACCGCCAGCTGGTCAAACACAAGGAAAAAGCACAGGCCCGCGCCCAGGGCGCCGGTCTGCGCTAA
- a CDS encoding RNA polymerase factor sigma-54: MAMKASLQLRVGTQLTMTPQLRQAIGLLQLPTLDLRQEVQQAVEANPLLEQEDEFDEQTAVEPAEDGWAEQIPDELAVDSDWSDTYPDTQQTAGEGPDFERQAAGQTLHGHLLWQLAMLDLTPDDRLTGEALIDAVDANGYLTQPLDAIGDGLEDQQGKPVGAERLERMLDRLQQFDPTGVFARDLGECLSLQLDALPGTTPLLMPARRLARQFLTALGRGDRRLLKRRLGLDDAGLDEVIKLIKSLDPRPGSAFDSAGSGQVLPDLLARRSEDGWQLELNPEALPQLRIQPDYAALIQKADSSRDNSFLKEHLQEARWLIKSLASRNDTLLRVGREIMARQLDFLDHGEAAMKPLVLADIAEAVGMHESTVSRVTTQKFLHTPRGVFELKYFFSSQLTGDDDSAHSSTAIRARIKQLIEQEPPAKPLSDSRLAALLDEAGIRVARRTVAKYREALGIPSTSERRRRS, from the coding sequence ATGGCCATGAAAGCGTCTCTCCAGCTACGCGTCGGTACCCAGCTGACCATGACGCCTCAGCTCCGCCAGGCCATCGGTTTACTGCAGCTGCCGACGCTGGACCTGCGCCAGGAGGTCCAGCAGGCGGTGGAGGCCAACCCCCTGCTCGAGCAGGAAGACGAGTTTGACGAGCAGACCGCCGTCGAGCCCGCCGAAGACGGCTGGGCCGAGCAGATCCCCGACGAGCTCGCCGTGGACAGCGACTGGTCCGACACCTACCCGGACACCCAGCAAACCGCCGGCGAGGGCCCCGACTTCGAGCGCCAGGCCGCCGGCCAGACTCTTCACGGCCACCTGCTCTGGCAGCTGGCCATGCTCGACCTGACGCCCGACGACAGGCTCACCGGCGAGGCGCTGATCGACGCCGTGGACGCCAACGGCTACCTGACTCAGCCGCTGGACGCCATAGGTGACGGCCTTGAGGATCAACAGGGCAAGCCCGTCGGCGCCGAGCGCCTTGAACGCATGCTCGACCGCCTGCAGCAGTTCGACCCGACCGGCGTCTTTGCTCGGGATCTGGGCGAATGCCTCTCCCTGCAGCTGGATGCCCTGCCCGGCACCACGCCGCTGCTGATGCCCGCCCGCCGGCTGGCGCGGCAGTTTCTCACCGCCCTTGGCCGCGGCGACAGACGCCTGCTCAAGCGCCGGCTGGGCCTTGACGACGCCGGGCTCGACGAGGTCATCAAGCTGATCAAAAGCCTGGATCCGCGCCCCGGCAGCGCCTTTGACAGCGCCGGCAGCGGCCAGGTACTGCCCGACCTGCTCGCCCGGCGCAGCGAGGACGGCTGGCAGCTCGAGCTCAACCCCGAGGCACTGCCGCAGCTGCGTATCCAGCCCGACTACGCCGCGCTGATCCAGAAGGCCGACAGCAGCCGGGACAACAGCTTCCTCAAGGAGCACCTGCAGGAGGCTCGCTGGCTGATCAAGAGCCTCGCCAGCCGCAACGATACGCTGCTGCGCGTCGGCCGCGAAATCATGGCCCGCCAGCTCGATTTCCTCGACCACGGCGAGGCGGCCATGAAGCCGCTGGTGCTTGCCGATATTGCCGAGGCGGTGGGCATGCACGAATCCACGGTTTCCCGGGTGACAACGCAGAAGTTTCTGCATACGCCCCGCGGCGTTTTCGAGCTCAAGTACTTTTTCTCCAGCCAGCTCACAGGCGACGATGACAGCGCCCACTCGAGCACCGCCATTCGCGCCCGCATCAAGCAGCTGATAGAGCAGGAGCCGCCCGCCAAGCCGCTGTCCGACAGCCGTCTCGCCGCGCTGCTCGACGAAGCCGGCATCCGGGTGGCCCGCCGCACCGTTGCCAAATACCGCGAGGCCCTGGGCATACCATCCACCAGCGAACGGCGCCGCCGGAGCTGA